TGTTGCCGCACTCTTTTTACCCCAAGATCCTGACTCGCGACGATAGAACAGATAAACAGATATGCCCATGTATACAATACCCTGAACTCCTTCCAAAACCTGCAGAAATTCCCTCTTCTCGACGGCCGGCTGAGAGGTACTCGCGAGCTTCTTGAAAGACTGTTTCGAACGCTGCAACAATGATCGAAATGGGACAACAGGGACGTCAAGTACATACAAAGATCAAATATTTTGATGATCCAGGCGTACCTTTGGTGCCCATGATAATTGGAGGGTAAGATGCCAATTCCGACTCAATTCGTTGGAAAGCTAATTTGTGATGGAAAAGTCCGGAACCCGGCAAGCCTCAACCCAAAGTCGAGATCCCTACAACTATCACCGATATCACTGGCAGAGAGGATGAATTCACGCTCGATGTTCAAGGTTTCCACTATGTCAAGCATCAAAGTCGATTAACCAACTGGGATGATGATGAGGAAATTAAGCGGGTAAACTACTCTGAGATGGAGGAACTTTGCTACAAAGTCCTATCCGAGACCGAGAACATGTGAGTGACTCCCCATTCGTGTTGCGATGAAGCTTTTTCTGCCCGCCCGAACTACCACAAGTCTAGCATGATGCTGAAACGCATAGGCCCAAGCCCTGCCTGGTTCATATCATGACACATATCATTCGTCGTGGTCCCAAAGACGGCGAAGGCCCGAAGGGTCCGGCGCCGTTGTATGGAGTACATGTGGACCAGTCATTTAAGGCAGCTGAAGGAGTCGCCGAAAGATGGCTGAAGGAAAGAGCAGAAGAATTGCTCAAGAAGCCCCGATACCAGATTATCAACGCAAGCAAACTCTGGTCCTCGCACAAACTCCAGATT
The window above is part of the Colletotrichum lupini chromosome 9, complete sequence genome. Proteins encoded here:
- a CDS encoding cephamycin biosynthesis protein CmcJ, with amino-acid sequence MIEMGQQGRQVHTKIKYFDDPGVPLVPMIIGGPEPGKPQPKVEIPTTITDITGREDEFTLDVQGFHYVKHQSRLTNWDDDEEIKRVNYSEMEELCYKVLSETENMPKPCLVHIMTHIIRRGPKDGEGPKGPAPLYGVHKNCSRSPDTRLSTQANSGPRTNSRLADKGPQMWRPIRPITRDPFAVSDARTIPDSDLVFVPVRFPDHDTEAVEVRPPTASQHKWYFKDQQQVDDVLFFKQVDSSTKPGVPRRVPHCAFKDTDLPEGAALAHEDMHI